One window of the Gambusia affinis linkage group LG01, SWU_Gaff_1.0, whole genome shotgun sequence genome contains the following:
- the tnfrsf9a gene encoding tumor necrosis factor receptor superfamily member 9a, which produces MAGFVWMLRLTLLALGFLCILGDVEVGCKKWVVDPQVKGNIKCDECHPGNRVAKMSGSHPQELCTPCERGTYTLQSLADECLSCTQCIGALVHLKDCTPKSDTQCGCKKGLRCGNAKCTFCVDECGKGQEPTKKRDCTPCPKGTFNDQIHQKCKPFRTTCPDPTHIIVFKGNASSDIICEFPQPPTTLPVTNPEKPDGNKEHPWPIESFAIIGALMMCLIVFIVLVSALIHCKGKKEKAQRTPSKTPIVISNPSDEPRTLIAIECSFHEAQQEQGNSTESLISKDSEQEFV; this is translated from the exons ATGGCCGGGTTCGTCTGGATGCTGCGTCTCACTCTTCTCGCTCTGGGCTTCCTGTGTATCCTCGGAGACGTTGAAGTTGGCTGCAAGAAATGGGTTGTAGACCCACAGGTCAAAGGCAACATTAAGTGTGATGAATGTCATCCTG GGAATCGGGTGGCCAAAATGTCTGGCTCACATCCTCAAGAGCTTTGCACTCCGTGTGAACGTGGAACTTATACACTTCAGTCTTTGGCTGATGAATGCCTATCATGCACCCAGTGTATTG GTGCTCTTGTCCATTTGAAAGATTGTACCCCCAAAAGTGACACACAGTGCGGATGTAAAAAAGGTCTTCGCTGTGGAAACGCAAAATGTACCTTCTGCGTGGACGAGTGTGGAAAAGGACAGGAACCTACGAAAAAGC GTGACTGTACGCCTTGTCCTAAAGGAACCTTTAATGACCAAATTCACCAGAAGTGTAAGCCCTTCAGAACCAC GTGTCCAGATCCAACTCATATTATTGTATTCAAAGGAAATGCGTCTTCTGACATCATATGTGAATTTCCTCAACCTCCGACAACTCTACCCGTGACCAATCCAGAGAAACCAG ACGGGAACAAAGAACATCCGTGGCCAATAGAGTCATTTGCGATCATTGGGGCCCTGATGATGTGTCTTATCGTCTTTATCGTCCTTGTGTCGGCGCTGATCCATTGCAAAGGCAAAAAGGAAAAGGCACAAAGAACTCCCTCAAAAACACCCATTGTTATTAGTAACCCTTCAG ATGAGCCAAGGACGTTGATTGCTATTGAATGCAGTTTTCATGAAGCCCAGCAGGAGCAGGGAAACAGCACAGAGTCACTCATATCTAAGGACTCGGAGCAGGAATTTGTGTGA
- the ccdc187 gene encoding coiled-coil domain-containing protein 187 isoform X1: MAELEIDQSNLPRVQEVCQTFAVLEDGVLAHSLQEQEIEQYYTTNIQKNQLVQNDIRVARRLQHEEEQQRAQQSALLRQVSRQREEQDFEYARVIQEELQRGAEEAHRREQDDEEIAKQLQEEEEQQVRRGSQDQADFHEDSTSDPALPSSHHHTFSSPHRGQYSPVTSRWQHSTTHRGSVLTGPQTSSPRRAASQSSTTSWSNQGHVDTSRQRRPELREPVNEDSEDSDTVFTEQLSLWARRLYDRANTAPHQQQTSLRPSQERNYRSLCTRSSFAKDLPGRKEESENFEDDYYENDNVQRRISRNVDYNSDEHEGRPQEADSRPAEACERRCRRSESVSVHSRSAHRNRELARTWSCKENPDKHVRFQDDPREPVRQQNDSLKVWEMLGHILQERGVPVKVGGSGAPLQIRPQSRDSQVLYGSEVSYGDSQPHQRAFQRAAATRHSFHGDIRQRRRLSRGESFGGDHRADQDRRNYNREVCDRSSGEPHIIDRGTSWSEHQYVNIDNNRERKTNHTRVKRVTSERRHWHKITEETLSSDEEQEAERRAERPRRRALHRSQSFSSSRGSTRHRSRPIAAGASLQPEPSEAGLDLGDLHQVLQDEELARKLQEEEDKQLRRTSLRNSYPEGDFRVAQVAQDEEIARFMQKQEIKAKRRSRELEGPGSWQEHRAMMNHYDRRAARERQVYRERLDSEGLPSPTEDCSPENQPPSPVHAIPKAQQMRNIAEELDPTFQGRVQVPESFQAGQTGQTSGALPTAQSGSQDLTLDEPTFIPPTKRQADKSGRSKPKEKREGCKQQ; encoded by the exons ATGGCAGAGCTGGAGATCGACCAGTCCAACCTTCCACGTGTCCAAGAAG TTTGCCAGACCTTTGCTGTGCTCGAGGATGGAGTATTGGCACACAGCCTGCAAGAGCAGGAGA TTGAGCAATACTACACCACCAATATCCAGAAGAACCAACTGGTGCAAAATGACATCCGGGTAGCCCGGAGGCTGCAGcatgaggaggagcagcagcggGCTCAGCAGAGCGCCCTCCTCAGGCAGGTTTCCAGACAAAG GGAAGAGCAGGATTTCGAATACGCCCGGGTGATTCAAGAAGAGCTCCAGCGAGGCGCTGAGGAGGCACACAGGAGGGAGCAGGACGATGAG GAAATAGCTAAACAGctgcaggaagaggaggagcagcaggtcAGGAGGGGGAGTCAAGACCAGGCAGATTTTCATGAAG ACAGCACCAGTGATCCTGCGCTGCCGTCCTCTCACCACCACACATTCAGCAGCCCTCACCGAGGACAGTATTCGCCTgtcaccagcaggtggcagcattCTACCACTCATCGTGGTTCAGTGTTAACTGGGCCTCAGACTAGTTCTCCCAGGAGAGCAGCATCTCAGAGCAGCACAACTTCATGGTCAAATCAAGGACATGTAGATACCAGCAGGCAAAGAAGGCCTGAGCTCAGAGAGCCTGTGAATGAGGATTCAGAAGACTCGGATACTGTTTTTACTGAACAGCTCTCTCTTTGGGCCCGGCGACTGTATGACAGAGCAAATACTGCGCCTCATCAACAACAGACTTCTTTAAGACCCTCACAAGAGAGGAATTACAGAAGTCTTTGCACTCGCAGCAGCTTCGCAAAGGACTTACCAGGCAGAAAGGAGGAGAGCGAAAACTTTGAGGATGATTATTACGAAAATGATAACGTGCAACGGAGAATATCTAGGAATGTGGATTATAACAGCGATGAACATGAAGGCAGGCCTCAGGAAGCAGATAGTAGGCCAGCCGAGGCCTGCGAAAGGCGATGTCGCCGCAGCGAATCGGTGAGCGTACACAGCCGAAGCgcacacagaaacagagaactGGCAAGAACCTGGAGCTGCAAGGAGAACCCCGATAAACACGTTCGCTTTCAGGATGATCCGAGAGAACCGGTTAGGCAGCAGAACGACAGCCTGAAGGTGTGGGAGATGCTCGGCCACATCCTGCAGGAGAGGGGTGTGCCTGTGAAGGTCGGTGGCAGTGGGGCGCCGCTGCAGATAAGGCCTCAAAGCAGAGACAGCCAGGTGCTTTATGGGAGTGAGGTCTCCTATGGTGACTCCCAACCACATCAGAGAGCCTTCCAACGAGCCGCCGCCACTAGGCACAGTTTCCATGGAGATATCAGGCAGAGGAGGAGATTGTCACGCGGAGAAAGCTTTGGGGGAGATCACAGAGCAGACCAAGACAGGCGTAATTATAACAGAGAGGTTTGTGACCGCAGTAGTGGAGAGCCTCATATCATTGACAGAGGCACAAGTTGGAGCGAACACCAATATGTAAACATTGACaataacagagagagaaaaacaaatcataccAGAGTAAAGAGGGTGACAAGCGAACGCAGGCATTGGCACAAGATCACAGAAGAAACGTTGAGCTCAGATGAGGAGCAGGAGGCGGAGAGAAGAGCAGAGCGTCCAAGGCGACGAGCGCTACATCGTAGCCaaagcttcagcagcagcaggggtTCGACCAGACACAGGTCAAGGCCCATAGCAGCAG GGGCTTCTCTGCAACCAGAGCCAAGTGAGGCAGGTCTGGATCTGGGAGACTTGCATCAGGTCCTACAAGATGAAGAACTGGCCCGCAAGcttcaggaggaggaagataaGCAGCTCAGGAGA ACATCTTTACGCAATTCCTATCCAGAGGGGGACTTCAGGGTTGCTCAGGTTGCACAAGATGAG gAAATTGCACGTTTTATGCAGAAGCAGGAAATTAAAGCAAAGCGAAGATCTCGTGAACTGGAAGGGCCAGGATCATGGCAAGAACACAGAGCGATGATGAACCACTATGACAGGCGAGCTGCAAGAGAAAGACAG GTGTATCGAGAAAGACTCGACTCGGAGGGTCTCCCCTCCCCGACTGAAGACTGCTCACCTGAGAACCAGCCACCCAGCCCCGTTCACGCCATACC AAAAGCCCAGCAGATGAGGAACATAGCAGAGGAACTGGATCCAACCTTCCAGGGGCGAGTGCAAGTTCCAGAGAGCTTCCAAGCAGGACAAACTG GTCAAACCAGTGGGGCTCTTCCTACAGCCCAATCCGGCTCACAGGACCTAACCCTCGATGAGCCGACGTTCATACCACCGACAAAACGACAGGCGGATAAATCTGGACGGAGTAAACCCAAAGAGAAACGGGAAGGATGCAAgcaacaataa
- the ccdc187 gene encoding coiled-coil domain-containing protein 187 isoform X2 — protein sequence MAELEIDQSNLPRVQEVCQTFAVLEDGVLAHSLQEQEIEQYYTTNIQKNQLVQNDIRVARRLQHEEEQQRAQQSALLRQVSRQREEQDFEYARVIQEELQRGAEEAHRREQDDEEIAKQLQEEEEQQVRRGSQDQADFHEGASLQPEPSEAGLDLGDLHQVLQDEELARKLQEEEDKQLRRTSLRNSYPEGDFRVAQVAQDEEIARFMQKQEIKAKRRSRELEGPGSWQEHRAMMNHYDRRAARERQVYRERLDSEGLPSPTEDCSPENQPPSPVHAIPKAQQMRNIAEELDPTFQGRVQVPESFQAGQTGQTSGALPTAQSGSQDLTLDEPTFIPPTKRQADKSGRSKPKEKREGCKQQ from the exons ATGGCAGAGCTGGAGATCGACCAGTCCAACCTTCCACGTGTCCAAGAAG TTTGCCAGACCTTTGCTGTGCTCGAGGATGGAGTATTGGCACACAGCCTGCAAGAGCAGGAGA TTGAGCAATACTACACCACCAATATCCAGAAGAACCAACTGGTGCAAAATGACATCCGGGTAGCCCGGAGGCTGCAGcatgaggaggagcagcagcggGCTCAGCAGAGCGCCCTCCTCAGGCAGGTTTCCAGACAAAG GGAAGAGCAGGATTTCGAATACGCCCGGGTGATTCAAGAAGAGCTCCAGCGAGGCGCTGAGGAGGCACACAGGAGGGAGCAGGACGATGAG GAAATAGCTAAACAGctgcaggaagaggaggagcagcaggtcAGGAGGGGGAGTCAAGACCAGGCAGATTTTCATGAAG GGGCTTCTCTGCAACCAGAGCCAAGTGAGGCAGGTCTGGATCTGGGAGACTTGCATCAGGTCCTACAAGATGAAGAACTGGCCCGCAAGcttcaggaggaggaagataaGCAGCTCAGGAGA ACATCTTTACGCAATTCCTATCCAGAGGGGGACTTCAGGGTTGCTCAGGTTGCACAAGATGAG gAAATTGCACGTTTTATGCAGAAGCAGGAAATTAAAGCAAAGCGAAGATCTCGTGAACTGGAAGGGCCAGGATCATGGCAAGAACACAGAGCGATGATGAACCACTATGACAGGCGAGCTGCAAGAGAAAGACAG GTGTATCGAGAAAGACTCGACTCGGAGGGTCTCCCCTCCCCGACTGAAGACTGCTCACCTGAGAACCAGCCACCCAGCCCCGTTCACGCCATACC AAAAGCCCAGCAGATGAGGAACATAGCAGAGGAACTGGATCCAACCTTCCAGGGGCGAGTGCAAGTTCCAGAGAGCTTCCAAGCAGGACAAACTG GTCAAACCAGTGGGGCTCTTCCTACAGCCCAATCCGGCTCACAGGACCTAACCCTCGATGAGCCGACGTTCATACCACCGACAAAACGACAGGCGGATAAATCTGGACGGAGTAAACCCAAAGAGAAACGGGAAGGATGCAAgcaacaataa
- the LOC122839517 gene encoding urotensin-2-like — protein MKCSHLFSWAFVLVASGTLLAHPITESAEMPYPGPASVEVRVIGTLDDESLPEQTFIPQDGAALRYSTLVSGEVNRDGVRTINLVPRGVRREVLLEKQSLLKPYSRLLGIRKQLRKRNGNSECFWKYCV, from the exons ATGAAGTGCAGCCATCTCTTCTCCTGGGCCTTTGTGCTTGTGGCCTCTGGCACCCTGCTGGCCCACCCTATCACAGAATCGGCTGAGATGCCCTATCCAGGACCAG CGTCAGTGGAGGTTCGTGTTATCGGAACGCTGGATGACGAGTCTCTTCCTGAGCAAACGTTTATTCCTCAGGACGGTGCAGCTCTCCGATATTCCACTTTAGTATCTGGGGAAGTTAACAGAGATG GCGTCAGGACGATAAATCTGGTGCCAAGAGGAGTCAGGAGAGAG GTCTTATTAGAGAAACAAAGTCTTCTGAAACCTTACAGCCGCTTGCTGGGGATCCGTAAGCAGTTAAGGAAGAGAAATGGAAATTCAGAGTGTTTCTGGAAGTACTGCGTCTAA